The genomic segment CCCCCGAACCGGAAGCCATCGACGTGAACGACGTAGCTCCCAAGCCCGCGACATCGGCCCGCCCCACGACGTGCCGGATGTTCGAGAACGAGCTCCTCGAGAAGTTCTCGCGGATCCATCCGATCACGCCCTTCGTCGTGTACCTGCCGATCCTCGCGACGGCCGGGTACCGCTCCTGGGCGCGCCACGACATCGCCCTCCTGCCCGCGGTGGGCATGGTCGTCGCAGGCCTGTTCTCGTGGACGCTCGCGGAGTACGGCCTCCACCGGTCGATCTTCCACTGGACCAACGACACCGCGTTCGGCCGCCGCTTCCACTTCCTCGCGCACGGCGTCCACCACGAGTTCCCGAACGACAGCGATCGCCTCGTGATGCCGCTCCTCACGAGCGTGCCCCTCGCGGTCATCTTCTACACGCTGTTCAACCTCGTCTTCGGCGGTCCGCGCCTCGCCGAGCCGTTCTTCATCGGCTTCGGCCTCGGCTACCTCGCCTACGACGGCACGCACTACGCCGTCCACCACTTCAAGCAGACCACCCGCCTCGGCAAGTGGATCAAGCGGCACCACATGCTGCACCACCACGCCGATCACTCCGGCGGCTTCGGCGTCTCCTCCCCCCTCTGGGACCTCGTCTTCGGCACGATGCCCCAAGTAAAAAAACTAGCCACCACCCGCAAACCCACCTAACCGCCCCGGCGGCGCAGCCGGCTCGGGCATGGAGAGGAAGGGCTCGGCGGGGCGTGGGCTCGGCAGCCCGCTTGGGCTCGGCGAGGTTTGAGGGCAAAACGGGGCCCCAGAAGCGGCCGCTCCAGCGGTTGCGAAGCAACCCTCGCGCGCAGCGCGAGGGCCGTGTCTGGGGTGGGGGTGTCGGGGGCGAAGCCCCCGACGTCAACGAACGTGCGTATGCACGGGCGAGGAGCCCGCACTCCCCATGACCGGCATCGGCACGGCGCCGACGGACTGGTTCATGACCCGCCCGTTGAGCAGCGCCCCGGCCTGCGCACCGATCACGAACGCGAGCACCGTGCCCACGACGGCGATGCCGAGGACCGCGGACTTCGATGCCACCTTGCTGCTTCCCATGAGACCTCCCAGCGATGCCGTCGATGAAAAGCGAAGAAGAAACGGCGGAGGGTACTGCTGAGACCGCGCGCAGGAGTCAGCTTAGCGACCCTCCTCCGTCCTGCATCGTTGAAGATCGAGCTCGACCCTAATTCGGTGGGACGGGTAGGAGACGCGCGCACAGCATCGTGCTTTCGCATACCGGAATGCTAGGGTGACGCAGTTGGCTGAACCTTCGGGATTCTTGGTCTAACTTCAGAGACACGCGATGACCCAAAAGACGCCCAAGAGCGGCGACGAGGCGAAGAAGTCCGAGATCGGGACCGTGCTCGCCAACCGATACGAGGTGCTTCGCGAGCTCGGACGCGGCGGCATGGGTGTCGTCTACCTGTGCAAGGACATCGTCTCGCACGAGCGCGTCGCGTTGAAGCGACTGCGTCCGCCGGAGGAGGCGAAGGCCACGCGCGCGGAGGAGAGCTGGTGGTTCCAGCAGGAGGCGCGCGCGGTCGCGTCGCTCGAGCACCCCGCGATCGTGCGAGCGCGCGACTTCGGCACGCTCCACGACGCCTCGCCGTACCTCGTCATGGACGCGCTGCCGGGGCGCAGCGTGCACGAGTGGATGCACACGACCACGATGCCGTGGTCGGTCATCTGGGCGCTCGTCGATCAGGTCCTCGCCGGGATGGCGCACGCGCACGCGCGGCACATCATCCACGGCGACCTCAAGCCCTCGAACGTGATGCTCGATCTCGCGGGGGCGGGGAGGGGACCGCGCGCGTACGTGCTCGACCTCGGTCTCGCGTGGCTCCGCGAGTCGCGCCACGACTCGCGTCTCGACGGCGCGCCCGAGCCCGAGCTCGCGGTGCACGCCGGCGCGGGCACGGTGGGCTGGGTCGCGCCCGAGCAGATCCGGAAGCAAGCCACGCTCGTCGGCCCGGCGACGGATCTCTATGCGCTCGGTTGCATCATGTACCGCGTCCTCACGGGCAAGGAGGTCTTCGAGGGCACCGCGCAGGAGGTGCTCCGCGCGCACAAGCGCACGCCCGTCCCCGCGCCCGTGCTGCCGGAGGGGATCCCGCATCAGGTCGGGCTCTTCGTGCAGCGCCTCCTCGCGAAGAAGCCGTGGCATCGCTTCGAGCTCGCCGCCGACGCGCGTCGCGTCTGGGCGCAGTTCCGTCCGCGCCACGCGCCCACGCTCGAGGAGACGGTCGCGAGCGCGCCTGCGCCGCCGCCGGAGCCCTCGAGCTCGCCCGACATGGGCCGCGCCGTCGCCGCCGCGCGATCGCTCGCGCCCGGCCTGCTCTCGCTGCGGCCGTCGCCGATGGTCGCGCGCGAAGCGGAGCGCCAGGAGCTGATGGACCTCGTCATGTCCGTCGCGCAGGGCCAGCCGCCGAGCCACCGCATGGTCGCCCTGATCGGCGAGGCCGGAGTCGGCAAGAGCCGCCTCGCGGAGTGGCTCTGCGAGCAGGTCCACGAGCGCGGGTTGATGTGGCCGCTCCGCGCGCGCTACGGCCGCACGCCCTCGCCGCTCGACGGCCTCACCGGCGCGGTGAACTCGTTCTACGGGCTTCAAGGCGCCGACCGCGAGACGGTGGAGCAGACGCTCCTCGATCGGTGGGAGGTCGACAAGACCGACAACGAGGAGCTCGCGTGGGTCGCGGCCGCGGCGGAGTGGCTCCGCCCGACGCCGCCCGGCGTGGTCGCGCCAGTCGGTCCCACCGGCAAGCGCTTCGTGCTCGACACGCCGGAGCTCCGCTTCGCCGTCGCGCGCCGCATCCTCGAGCGCATCGGCCACGATCGTCCCGTCTTCATCTGGTTCGACGATCTCCACCTCACGAGCGCGAACACGTTCGAGACCCTCGCGCGCCTGCATCGCGACGCGACGAAGCTGCGCATGTTCATCCTCGCGACCGCGCGGAGCGAGTCGCTCGAGACCGATCTCGACGCGGCGGTGCGGATGGAGGCGCTGCGCGCGGACTGGAACGGCCGCGTCCTCGACCTCTCTCCGCTCGGACAGGAAGAGACCGAGGTGCTCCTCCGCGCGACCTTGCCGCTCACCTCGCAGGCGATCACGGCGGCGGTGCAGCAGAGCCGCGGCAACCCGCTCTTCGCGCTGCAGCTCCTGCACGCCTGGGCGGGCGGCGGCTACCTCACCCTGGAAGGTGGAAAGTACAAGGTCCCCGAGGAGGCGCTCCACGGCCGCGCGATCACGACCGCGGACCTCTGGGACGAGCGGCTCCGCGCGGTCCCGACCGACCTGCGGCTCGCGGCGTACGCGGCGGCGGCGCTCGGCGACGACGTCCGCGGCGTCGTCCTGAAGGCCCTCGTCGCCGCGCTCGGCATGGACTCGCGCGACGCGCTCGTGGCGCTCACGCGCGCGCAGATCCTCCTCGCCTCCGGCAACGATCAGTTCCGCTGGCCGCACGCGCTGTTGCAGGAGCATTTGCTCGGCCGCCTCCACGAGCGCAACGACGCGCCCGCGATCTTCCGGCTCGCGGCCAACGCGCTCGCGAAGCACCCCGAGGTCGGGTCGCGCCGCATCATGAAGCACCGCGTGCGGAACCTGCTCCGCGCGGGCGACGACGACGTCGCGGCGTCGCTGATGTTCTCGTTCATCGAGGGCGCCTGGGCGCGCGGCCGCGACACGGCCGCGACGCTCAAGGACCTCGCGCTCCTCGAAGGGCGCGTCTCGGGCGCGGCGGCGGCGGAGTACGCCTACTGGCGCGCGGAGGCGCTCCGGCACATCGGCAAGCTCGAGGAGGCGCGCGAGCAGGCGGAGACCGCGCGGCGCGCGTTCGAGCAGGCCGGCGACAAGTCGCGCGAGGCGCACGCGCTGCGGTTGCTCGGCCACCTCGCGAGCGACACCGGCGCGCCGGCGCAGGGCCGCCTCCAGGTCGCGCTCGCGATCACGCGCTTCGAGGAGCTCAAGGACGACCGCGGCCTCGCGGCGGCGCTCGTGGTGCTCGGCGAGATCGACTACCTCCTCGGCGAGCACGCGCGCGCGCGCGAGGTCCTCCTCGAGGCGTCGCAGCGCTGCGACGCGGTCGGCGACATGCTCGGCGGCGCACAGTGCTTCATCCTCCTCGCGATGATCGAGACCGCGGTCGGCGGCTTCCGTCGCGCGCGCGATCTCCTCGTCCACGCGCGCGCGGCGTTCGACGCGATCGGCTACCGGCTCGGCATCGCGCAGTGCGACGTCGTGCTCGGGCACGCCGATCACCGCGCGAACGAGATGGACGCGTCGCGGGCGCGCGCGCTCTCGGCGCGGGCGGCGTTCCGCGAGCTCCTGAACCCGCGCGGCGAGGCGGCGTGCGAGCGGCTCCTCGCGCTCATCGCGATCGACACCGACGACTTCGCCGCCGGCGGCGCGCACGCCTCCGTGGCGGCGAAGATCTTCGAGCGCCTCCAGGACCCGTGGGGCGACCTCGAGGCGCGGCTCCTCCTCGCGCAGGTCGCGCTCGCGAAGGGGGACGCGGAGGCGAAGGAGCTCGTCGCCGAGTGCGAGCGCATCGTCCTCGACGAGGCCGAGCCGCGCCAGCACCGGCACCTCACCCTCGCGTGGCTCGCGCAGCTCGAGCAGCGCTGGCAGGACGCGTCCGACGAGATCGACCGCGCGCGCGCGGCGTTCGGGGACAAGGCGCGCTGCGGCGACCACACCCCTCAGCTATTGAAGCGCTTCGCGAAGATGGACTGGCTCGGGCCGTCCGCCGGGAAGATCGAGCAATGGCTCGAGGTGGTGGAGAACGCGAACCCGGACGAGTCGGTGTCGTCGCGCTGGCCGACCTCGCCGCGCTTGTCTCGCCCGGGCTGACCCACTAGGGTGGCGCGACCAACATGTCGACTCCGCAGGATTCTCCGAAGCGCCGCAAGCAGAAGGCCCGTCGTACCAAGCAGCTCCTCGAGTGGCGCGAGAAGAAGGCCGCGTCGGGCTCAGGCGAGAAGTCGAAGACCGAGAAGAAGTAATCTACCCTCGGCACGTCCATGGCGATGGTCGCGTACGAGCTCACGCAGGCGCTGCTCAGCGTCGGCACCGTTTATCACGTGCGAAAGCCGCGTGAAGAGGCGGTGCTGTACACCGTGCGCGGCGTGCTCATGAGCGCGACCCCGAAGTTCCGGCTCGTCGAGGGCGACGAGGGCAAAGAGGTCGGCACCCTCACCGGCAACTTCATCAAGACGAAATACGACATCGCGGACGAGTCGAAGACGGTCGCGTCGCTGACGTTCCCTGCGGTCGCGTTCAAGAAGACGCTCTCGCTCACGGTCGGTGACGACACCTACGAGGCGGACGGCGGCGTCTTCCGCGGCGTCTTCCAGTGCAAGACGAAGAGCGGCGACGTCGTGCTCGAGATCGCGAAGGAACTCTCGATCCGCGACACGTTCTCGGTGAAGACGAGCGAGGACGTGCCTTTCCAGGTCGGCCTATTGTCCGCGGTCGCGATCCACTCGCGCTTCTACGAGATGGTCTAGCGCCTCGCGCGGCGGCGCGGCGCGGGGGCGACCGCGGCCGGCTTCTCGATCTTGGCGGCCTTCGTGACGGTCGGGAGCTCGAGCGGCTCCTTCGGGACGATCGCGGCGGCGGGGACGACGCTGTGGGTCGAGACCGACTTGGTCGCGGGCGCGGGGCCGCTCGAGGAGAGCGCGGTCGCGGCGGTGCCGATGAGGCAGAGGCCGGCGCACACGCCGAGCGCGACCTTCACGACGGTGCGGAAGCGCGCGCGGCGCTCGGCGACGCGCGGCTGGATCTTCTGCGCGAGGATCGGGTCCGTCGGCGCCATCATGATGTTGTCGAGCGTGAGGCGCTGCGGGCCGAGCTCGGCGGCGCGCATGAGGAGCGACTGCCGCGAGGGCGCGTGGTCCTCGGTCGTCGCGTCGTCGGCCGCTACGAGGTCGACCGATGTGGTCGCCGGCGGCGGCGGCACGGGTGCGATCGGAGCGTTCAGCGGCAAGGTCGACGACTTTTCAACGGGTCCCACGACCGTCTCACTCGCAAGCTCCACGCCATTCGCACCGTCGTTGTGGAGCGTGCAACATGCGGGAAAACAAGGCGGTTTTTCGGGATCTCGCGACGGCGATCCGTGACGTCGGGGTGGATCCTCGTGGCGCCAATTGTTGCTGCGCACCCCCAGGTGCTGACTGTCCAACTCTGCGCAGGTGTGCGCGCGCCGCTCGGGGCGCTCCGGTGCGCCGCTCGGGGCGCTCCGGTGCGCCGCTCGGGGCGCTTCGCTCAGGGGCGCGTGAGGAAGAACGCGAGCGCGACGATCGCGAAGACGACGATGCCGATGCCGAGCGCCTTCATCTTGTCGTCCTGGTCCCACTCGAAGAACGCCCACATGCTGCGGAGGCGGCGGAGCTTGCCCGCGAGGCGAACGAAGGGGTCTTCCTCGTTGGCCAGACGCGCGTCGCGGGTCTCGTCGTAGGTGGCGCCCCAGAGCTCTTTCATCTCGTGGCGCGCCGTCGCGACGTTGTTGCGCGCGCGCTCGAACGCGCTGCGGCTGCGCGTGACGAGCCCGGGATCGTGCATCGGGTCCGGCGCCGCCGCGATCATCGGCAGCGCGTGGCCGTAGGGATCGATCGGCTGACCGTACGCGTCGACGGGCTGGCCGTAGGGATCGATCGGTTGACCGTACGCGTCGACCGGCATCGCGTGCGGATCATCCATCGGCATCGCGTGCATCGCGTGCGGGTCGGCCTGCATCGCCATCGCGTGCGGGTCGGCCTGCATCGCCATCGCGTGCGGATCGTTCGGATGAACGGGGACGGGGAGCGTCGGCGGATCGGCGAGGTTGTGAAGGCGCGGCGGAGGCGGGCCGGTCCGGCGCTCTTCGCGCGGCCGTTGCGACGGCGGCGGTCGTGAGAGCGGCGCCGTGGGGATCTCTTCGTCGAGGGCGACGACCGTGTCCGCGAACGCAAAGTCCTTGGGCACGCTCAAGACACTGCCGTCCGGTGCCGCGTACTTCGCGTCATCGGCTTGCGGTCGTGGCGCGCGCACCTCACGGACGAGGCGGGACATCGACCCCCCAAGAACGCAATCGACGCGCCATTCGCGCCGCGGCTCGTGCTCGATCGGCAGGTGCCCGCATCGTCGACGTAAAGCGTCGCGGTCGGCGAGCGTGCCGTCAATGGGGTGATGGATAATCCTTCCACCAGTCGTTGCTCCAGCAGGGCAGCCGCGCGGCGCCAACCCCTGAAATTAGCGGCGAATTGTGGCCCTCCAGGCGCTTCCAGCCGGGCTCGAACGTTGCACGGAATAGGGCGCCTTGCGTGCACCCAGCATCGCCTCGACGAGCGCGCTTCTTGTGGCGTGCGTCCTCGTGGGGTGTGGTGCGTCTTCCGCCGAACCGCGGGACGGCGGGAGCTTGCAGCCGAAGAGCGCGCTCGGCGACATGCGGGGCAAGGCCGAGCCGAAGAACGCGCGCTCGGAGATGAGGCCGGACGAGTCGGCGTCGAGCGTGGGCTTCGTCGCGGCGGCGCTCGGCGCGCACGCAGCGGAGGAGGCGCAGGGCAGGTGCCGTCCGGGCATGGTCTCGATCGACGACAAGTTCTGCATCGACAAGTACGAGGCGGCGCTCCTCGAGATCGTGAACGGAGAGGAGAAGCCGTTCTCGCCGTACGCGGTCGTGAGCGACGCGCAGCACGTGCGGGCGGTGAGCTTCGCGCACGTCGTGCCGCAGGGCTACATCAGCCGGAACCAGGCCGAGAAGGCGTGCATGGCGTCGGGCAAGCGTCTCTGCGATGTCGCGGAGTGGCAGAAGGCGTGTCGCGGCCCGGAGAAGAAGCAGTGGGGCTACGGCGACAACCGCGAGGTCGGGCGCTGCAACGACAACGGGAAGAACCCCGTGATGACGTATTACGGCCCGCGCTACGACGCGACGACGATGAACAAGCCCGAGCTCAACCAGATGGATGGGACGCTCTCGAAGACGGGCGAGAAGCC from the Labilithrix sp. genome contains:
- a CDS encoding sterol desaturase family protein, which gives rise to MFENELLEKFSRIHPITPFVVYLPILATAGYRSWARHDIALLPAVGMVVAGLFSWTLAEYGLHRSIFHWTNDTAFGRRFHFLAHGVHHEFPNDSDRLVMPLLTSVPLAVIFYTLFNLVFGGPRLAEPFFIGFGLGYLAYDGTHYAVHHFKQTTRLGKWIKRHHMLHHHADHSGGFGVSSPLWDLVFGTMPQVKKLATTRKPT
- a CDS encoding protein kinase → MTQKTPKSGDEAKKSEIGTVLANRYEVLRELGRGGMGVVYLCKDIVSHERVALKRLRPPEEAKATRAEESWWFQQEARAVASLEHPAIVRARDFGTLHDASPYLVMDALPGRSVHEWMHTTTMPWSVIWALVDQVLAGMAHAHARHIIHGDLKPSNVMLDLAGAGRGPRAYVLDLGLAWLRESRHDSRLDGAPEPELAVHAGAGTVGWVAPEQIRKQATLVGPATDLYALGCIMYRVLTGKEVFEGTAQEVLRAHKRTPVPAPVLPEGIPHQVGLFVQRLLAKKPWHRFELAADARRVWAQFRPRHAPTLEETVASAPAPPPEPSSSPDMGRAVAAARSLAPGLLSLRPSPMVAREAERQELMDLVMSVAQGQPPSHRMVALIGEAGVGKSRLAEWLCEQVHERGLMWPLRARYGRTPSPLDGLTGAVNSFYGLQGADRETVEQTLLDRWEVDKTDNEELAWVAAAAEWLRPTPPGVVAPVGPTGKRFVLDTPELRFAVARRILERIGHDRPVFIWFDDLHLTSANTFETLARLHRDATKLRMFILATARSESLETDLDAAVRMEALRADWNGRVLDLSPLGQEETEVLLRATLPLTSQAITAAVQQSRGNPLFALQLLHAWAGGGYLTLEGGKYKVPEEALHGRAITTADLWDERLRAVPTDLRLAAYAAAALGDDVRGVVLKALVAALGMDSRDALVALTRAQILLASGNDQFRWPHALLQEHLLGRLHERNDAPAIFRLAANALAKHPEVGSRRIMKHRVRNLLRAGDDDVAASLMFSFIEGAWARGRDTAATLKDLALLEGRVSGAAAAEYAYWRAEALRHIGKLEEAREQAETARRAFEQAGDKSREAHALRLLGHLASDTGAPAQGRLQVALAITRFEELKDDRGLAAALVVLGEIDYLLGEHARAREVLLEASQRCDAVGDMLGGAQCFILLAMIETAVGGFRRARDLLVHARAAFDAIGYRLGIAQCDVVLGHADHRANEMDASRARALSARAAFRELLNPRGEAACERLLALIAIDTDDFAAGGAHASVAAKIFERLQDPWGDLEARLLLAQVALAKGDAEAKELVAECERIVLDEAEPRQHRHLTLAWLAQLEQRWQDASDEIDRARAAFGDKARCGDHTPQLLKRFAKMDWLGPSAGKIEQWLEVVENANPDESVSSRWPTSPRLSRPG
- a CDS encoding SUMF1/EgtB/PvdO family nonheme iron enzyme translates to MQPKSALGDMRGKAEPKNARSEMRPDESASSVGFVAAALGAHAAEEAQGRCRPGMVSIDDKFCIDKYEAALLEIVNGEEKPFSPYAVVSDAQHVRAVSFAHVVPQGYISRNQAEKACMASGKRLCDVAEWQKACRGPEKKQWGYGDNREVGRCNDNGKNPVMTYYGPRYDATTMNKPELNQMDGTLSKTGEKPGCVNGYGVHDMVGNLHEWVADPHGSFYGGYYQDVASTGHGEGCSYKTTAHNQSYHDYSTGFRCCADFPGGESSVTVSPASDPPKSEPTPARAKPKKKIKKKKR